A genomic region of Saprospiraceae bacterium contains the following coding sequences:
- a CDS encoding gliding motility-associated C-terminal domain-containing protein has translation MNIRKFILISGIKYIWIQCLLLLTTTLNEINAQINCCCGSPTELNFSGLDFEVDPFPPPAGYFYYFAVSPLGPWTVSNGIIDHGDPNYCGGLAYGNPNGASYFVDLFGSAPNGHLAGTLQYQLTGLTPGNTYYIEFWYATYNGIGNYSANLSIANGAWLNVNWTANNVGNAIWLKKTYSFKALSNSASLEFTDTGASSPTYDIGMLLDDIKIFECPADQTAPVVLNPPTDLEIECEKLIPTRPQLQISDDCDLNPTIVLEETTDGNDPCNKTLTRNWTITDDCNNSTQLHQIIKINDIDPPDLIKLPEDKFVNCIEDVVKEFNHWIQKNGYAQATEDCGILNWRINYDRLPKNVCDTLIVEFITSDVCGNESSAYAQFIVRDTIAPNFIIEPVDKIYGNINNPRDSLKEWLLQNGYSKVSGGCDSVKIRTDFNGDSTTNPLGLWFYAEDDCGHVDSSFANFSYQGNSINCCCGVPTELFFSNLDFESPPTAPPGGWIDYSAGEVYAGWTITSGSVSIHDPAHLNLGDGNPNGSTQHMDLHGFSQGSAAYTLTGLTAGNKYTISFWYAIHIGGGNVSASLRIGNLLNVNWNASNPGNVNWLQAMYEFTANGPVATMEFFGSGSSPCCGMLIDDIQIFECPEDLEGPEILTALDDLEVECTKDVPKAPTIVLSDNCDANPKVSFKEVSQMIDPCTQKITRSWEVKDACGNITIEEQIIDVIDKNAPQFNLNPANKIIYCDQNINKEFNDWIKINGGAVAVDACGPVTWRTSIDKNPEATCDSVIVEFFAKDHCGNEASTYALFYVRDTSTPRFIVSAQNKNLICVPAARDSLKMWIDSFAFAKTTGDCDTVILSHNFNGDFNQNPMRLTVYAKDRCGNTDSSSATFTYRTGSDTFRIIEYSCNFTANRLDTAYFTSNGCDSIVISEKIKLFPDSLYIQNFTCDTLLAGFDTLILTNVSGCDSIVFTHTDWKSSPITLLQVFDCHFPAYRVDTMFFQGQFCDSSVITEYIPLKTDTTFLQLSTCDSTKVGIQTQILKNVFGCDSSVITHTLLSTVQTHFQNSFECGLALPYTDTLVYQSNSCDSLVITSHFPLKLDTTLLQNQTCDPMQSGVFQRKLINQSGCDSLVIEQVTLLPSDSINQNSSTCILSQAGIFTDRLKNRFGCDSIVRRFVQFIPSDTSVIQAFTCDPLSVRNDTLIYQTSTCDSVVFRSIQLSASDTIDIQLSTCIYSQSGFDTLRLTNHAGCDSLVFIHTTFIPSDTLHINATTCNPQLAGLDTLSLRNSDGCDSLVYISSTFLPINLLWTLDSIRCFGADDGAFHILNTGDFTRPFEIYLNGNLQSGNPTLDHLSEGNYSVYIRDLMGCISQTVQFELFNPTALVTDLGADQTAKKGSPVKINLQTNKNLQQIIWQPNHPNACVNCADYDFIADQDVWVYSLAIDDRGCNSLDSVFIKVLRTGNVFAPNVFSPNGDNINDYFYLTGDPDITIELLQIYDRWGELLFESKTSMINQATTGWDGSFKSKKLNPGVFLFVADVLYPDGSNQILKGDLSLIR, from the coding sequence ATGAACATTCGAAAATTTATTTTGATTTCAGGAATCAAATACATATGGATTCAATGTTTGTTATTGCTAACGACAACTTTGAATGAGATAAATGCTCAAATAAACTGCTGTTGTGGCTCTCCCACTGAGTTGAATTTTTCAGGACTGGATTTCGAAGTAGATCCATTTCCACCGCCGGCAGGTTATTTTTATTATTTCGCAGTAAGTCCACTAGGCCCCTGGACTGTATCCAATGGAATCATCGATCATGGAGATCCTAATTATTGTGGCGGACTAGCATATGGCAACCCTAATGGTGCCAGTTACTTTGTTGATCTTTTTGGTTCAGCGCCCAATGGACATCTGGCCGGCACTTTACAATATCAACTTACCGGCTTGACTCCTGGAAATACTTATTATATCGAATTTTGGTATGCTACCTATAATGGCATTGGAAATTATTCAGCTAATTTAAGCATTGCGAATGGAGCATGGTTGAATGTAAATTGGACCGCCAATAATGTTGGAAATGCAATCTGGCTTAAAAAAACGTATTCTTTTAAAGCGCTTTCCAATTCTGCTTCTCTGGAGTTTACAGATACGGGAGCCAGTTCCCCAACCTATGACATTGGGATGTTGCTGGATGATATTAAAATTTTTGAATGCCCGGCTGATCAAACAGCACCTGTTGTTTTAAATCCTCCTACAGATTTAGAAATCGAATGTGAAAAACTCATACCAACACGTCCGCAGCTTCAAATTTCGGATGATTGCGATCTCAATCCCACCATAGTTTTAGAAGAAACCACTGATGGAAACGATCCCTGCAATAAAACATTAACCCGCAACTGGACCATCACAGATGATTGCAATAATTCTACACAGCTTCATCAAATCATCAAGATCAATGATATAGATCCACCGGATTTAATCAAATTGCCGGAAGACAAATTTGTAAATTGCATAGAAGATGTAGTCAAAGAATTTAATCATTGGATTCAGAAAAATGGATATGCCCAGGCAACTGAAGACTGTGGAATTTTAAATTGGAGAATAAATTACGACCGATTGCCAAAAAATGTTTGTGACACTTTAATAGTTGAATTTATAACAAGTGATGTTTGCGGAAATGAAAGTTCCGCTTACGCACAATTTATCGTACGCGACACTATTGCTCCAAATTTCATTATTGAACCCGTTGATAAAATTTACGGAAATATAAACAACCCAAGAGATTCACTCAAAGAGTGGTTATTACAGAATGGATATTCAAAAGTTTCAGGGGGTTGTGATTCCGTAAAAATCAGGACAGATTTTAATGGAGATTCTACGACTAATCCACTGGGCTTATGGTTTTATGCTGAAGATGATTGTGGCCATGTGGATAGCAGTTTTGCCAATTTTTCTTACCAGGGAAACAGTATCAATTGTTGTTGTGGAGTTCCCACAGAACTATTTTTCAGCAATCTAGATTTTGAGTCTCCGCCTACCGCTCCTCCCGGTGGATGGATCGATTACAGTGCCGGAGAAGTATATGCCGGATGGACCATTACATCCGGATCAGTGAGTATTCACGATCCCGCACATTTAAATTTAGGCGATGGCAATCCAAATGGTTCGACGCAACATATGGATTTGCATGGATTCAGTCAGGGATCTGCCGCTTATACATTGACAGGACTCACTGCAGGAAATAAATATACCATTAGCTTTTGGTATGCCATACATATTGGAGGCGGCAATGTCAGTGCTTCTTTGCGAATAGGCAATTTGTTGAATGTAAATTGGAATGCAAGCAATCCGGGAAATGTAAATTGGCTACAAGCGATGTATGAGTTTACGGCAAATGGGCCGGTAGCCACTATGGAATTTTTTGGAAGCGGCTCAAGTCCCTGTTGTGGAATGTTGATAGACGACATTCAGATATTTGAGTGTCCTGAAGATCTTGAAGGTCCAGAAATATTAACTGCTTTAGATGATCTTGAAGTAGAATGTACAAAGGATGTGCCCAAAGCACCCACAATTGTGTTAAGCGACAACTGTGATGCAAATCCAAAAGTAAGTTTTAAGGAAGTTTCGCAAATGATCGATCCTTGCACCCAAAAAATCACGAGAAGTTGGGAAGTAAAAGATGCGTGTGGAAATATCACTATTGAAGAACAGATCATAGATGTCATTGATAAAAATGCACCTCAATTTAACCTAAACCCTGCCAATAAAATAATTTATTGTGATCAAAACATCAATAAGGAATTCAACGACTGGATCAAAATAAATGGAGGCGCGGTTGCAGTTGATGCCTGCGGGCCCGTTACCTGGCGAACGAGTATAGATAAAAACCCTGAAGCCACTTGCGATTCGGTTATAGTGGAGTTCTTTGCCAAAGATCACTGTGGAAATGAGGCAAGCACCTATGCACTTTTTTATGTCAGAGATACAAGTACGCCGAGATTTATTGTATCTGCGCAAAACAAAAATCTAATCTGTGTACCAGCTGCAAGGGATTCTTTAAAAATGTGGATCGATTCTTTTGCATTTGCAAAAACAACCGGGGATTGCGATACTGTTATACTTAGCCATAATTTCAATGGCGACTTCAATCAAAATCCAATGCGATTGACAGTCTATGCCAAAGACCGCTGCGGAAACACAGATAGTAGTTCCGCCACGTTTACATACAGAACCGGCAGTGATACCTTTAGAATAATTGAATACTCTTGCAATTTTACAGCCAATCGTTTGGATACGGCTTATTTTACTTCCAATGGCTGCGACAGCATTGTCATCTCTGAAAAAATAAAACTATTTCCCGATTCCCTATATATTCAGAATTTTACCTGTGATACTTTATTGGCAGGATTTGATACCCTGATACTAACGAACGTTAGTGGTTGCGACAGTATCGTGTTTACACATACCGATTGGAAATCTAGTCCGATTACTTTATTACAAGTTTTCGATTGCCATTTTCCCGCTTATCGCGTGGATACCATGTTTTTCCAGGGCCAATTCTGCGACTCTAGCGTCATTACCGAATACATCCCACTCAAAACGGATACCACGTTTTTACAACTTTCGACTTGTGATTCAACGAAAGTTGGAATTCAAACTCAGATTTTAAAAAATGTGTTTGGTTGCGACAGTTCGGTCATTACCCATACCTTATTGAGTACGGTTCAAACCCATTTTCAAAACAGCTTTGAATGCGGACTGGCGCTGCCGTATACAGATACCCTGGTTTATCAAAGCAATAGTTGTGACAGTTTGGTCATCACTTCACACTTCCCTTTAAAATTGGATACCACTCTATTGCAAAATCAAACCTGTGATCCGATGCAGTCGGGTGTTTTTCAAAGAAAACTCATCAACCAGTCAGGTTGCGACAGCCTGGTCATCGAACAGGTCACCTTACTCCCATCAGATTCCATCAACCAGAACAGCAGCACTTGCATTTTGTCCCAGGCCGGAATCTTCACAGACCGACTCAAAAACAGATTTGGTTGCGACAGCATTGTCAGGCGTTTTGTTCAGTTTATTCCCTCTGACACTTCGGTCATTCAGGCTTTCACCTGTGATCCTTTGTCAGTTCGCAACGACACTTTGATTTATCAAACTTCCACTTGCGACAGTGTTGTATTTCGTTCCATTCAACTATCGGCTTCTGATACCATCGACATTCAACTGTCCACTTGTATTTATTCACAATCAGGTTTTGATACGCTGCGTTTAACGAATCATGCAGGATGTGATAGTTTGGTTTTTATCCATACTACATTTATTCCTTCCGATACCTTACATATAAACGCCACGACCTGCAATCCCCAATTAGCAGGTTTGGATACACTCAGCTTGCGCAATAGCGATGGTTGCGATTCCCTGGTTTATATTTCAAGTACTTTCCTCCCGATCAATTTATTGTGGACGCTCGATTCCATTCGCTGTTTCGGTGCAGATGATGGAGCCTTTCACATACTCAATACTGGCGATTTCACCAGACCATTCGAAATATATTTAAATGGGAACTTACAATCAGGGAACCCCACCCTGGATCATTTATCTGAAGGAAACTATTCTGTTTATATCCGCGATCTGATGGGTTGTATTTCGCAAACTGTGCAATTTGAATTATTCAATCCGACAGCTTTGGTGACGGATTTAGGTGCAGATCAAACCGCAAAAAAGGGCAGTCCCGTCAAAATAAATTTACAAACCAATAAAAATCTTCAACAAATCATTTGGCAGCCCAATCATCCGAATGCTTGTGTAAATTGTGCTGATTACGATTTTATCGCCGATCAGGATGTTTGGGTCTATAGTCTGGCTATTGATGATAGAGGCTGCAACAGTCTGGATTCCGTTTTTATTAAAGTTCTGAGAACCGGCAATGTTTTTGCACCCAATGTTTTCTCTCCCAATGGCGATAACATTAATGATTATTTTTATTTGACGGGTGATCCGGACATTACAATTGAATTATTGCAGATTTACGATCGCTGGGGCGAATTGTTATTTGAATCAAAAACTTCAATGATCAATCAGGCTACAACCGGTTGGGATGGAAGTTTTAAATCCAAAAAGTTAAACCCAGGAGTATTTCTTTTTGTGGCTGATGTCCTTTACCCTGATGGTAGCAATCAAATTCTAAAAGGGGATCTTAGCCTGATTCGGTAA
- a CDS encoding gliding motility-associated C-terminal domain-containing protein, producing the protein MRISTLLGLFWTLAAICTAQREHVRHLVPENNKASCCCGQFVEIFFPNLDFESAPLPGPGTFFTYGTGTNFGGWTVTQATIDHCDAGVGNLGAGNPNGATFFIDLHGSPGLGAISYNLFGLTPGNQYRIEFWTAQNGGGFSSTGFLRVGGGAWLNVNWIVSVSGAVAWRKEMYEFTAQAASTTMEFSSTGPMVFAGTLVDDIKIFECPGDLEKPEVLNPPVDLMFECENQVPKAPTLLISDNCDPNPVITLKETKENIDPCTKKITREWKVKDVCDNETIITQIIDIIDQTPPAFTKLPEDKFVKCEQDVLKEFNDWLKKNGNANAQDDCGPLSWRNSYDRLPHKYCDTILTEFIAVSPCGLEISEYATFYVIDTTAPKFFVQAQSKNFSCISGKNDSLRNWLNNYAFSKVSTNCDTFFLSHNFDKDSSKNPIVVTFYAKDRCGNVDSSTASFTFRTASDTFRIIEYSCNFTANRLDTAYFTSNGCDSIVISEKIKLFPDSLYIQNFTCDTLLAGFDTLILTNVSGCDSIVFTHTDWKSSPITLLQVFDCHFPAYRVDTMFFQGQFCDSSVITEYIPLKTDTTFLQLSTCDSTKAGIQTQILKNVFGCDSSVITHSLLSTVQTHFQNSFECGLALPYTDTLVYQSNSCDSLVITSHFPLKLDTTLLQNQTCDPMQSGVFQRKLINQSGCDSLVIEQVTLLPSDSINQNSSTCILSQAGIFTDRLKNKFGCDSIVRRFVQFIPSDTAVIQAFTCDPLSVRNDTLIYQTSTCDSIVFRAIQLSASDTIDIQLSTCIYSQSGFDTLRLTNRAGCDSLVFIHTTFIPSDTSHINTTTCNPQLAGLDTLALRNSVGCDSLVYISSTFLPINLLWTLDSIRCFGADDGAFHILNTGDFTRPFEIYLNGNLQSGNPTLDHLSEGNYSVYIRDLMGCISQTVQFELFNPTALVTDLGADQTAKKGSPVKINLQTNKNLQQIIWQPNHPNACVNCADYDFIADQDVWVYSLAIDDRGCNSLDSVFIKVLRTGNVFAPNVFSPNGDNINDYFYIHGEDGAIVEQMLVYNRWGELLFVTNHIAVNDPSKGWDGSFRGEKMIPGVYIFYAKVNQNETPFILQGELNLIR; encoded by the coding sequence ATGCGAATTTCAACTCTTTTGGGACTTTTTTGGACCCTTGCTGCCATTTGTACAGCACAACGCGAACATGTCCGCCATTTAGTCCCGGAGAACAACAAAGCAAGCTGCTGTTGCGGCCAATTTGTAGAAATCTTTTTTCCTAACCTCGATTTTGAATCCGCCCCGCTGCCAGGGCCGGGAACCTTTTTTACATATGGCACAGGAACAAATTTTGGAGGTTGGACGGTAACCCAGGCTACCATTGATCATTGTGATGCCGGGGTTGGCAATCTTGGCGCCGGTAACCCCAATGGTGCGACGTTTTTTATTGATTTACATGGTTCACCAGGTCTGGGTGCTATTTCCTATAACTTATTCGGCTTGACTCCCGGTAACCAATACCGCATCGAGTTCTGGACCGCACAAAATGGTGGTGGATTCTCTTCTACAGGGTTTTTAAGAGTTGGCGGCGGAGCCTGGCTCAATGTCAACTGGATCGTTTCTGTTTCCGGTGCTGTTGCCTGGAGAAAAGAAATGTATGAGTTTACAGCACAGGCAGCATCCACAACAATGGAATTTAGCAGTACTGGTCCGATGGTTTTTGCAGGCACTCTCGTAGATGATATCAAGATTTTTGAATGTCCCGGTGATCTGGAAAAACCGGAGGTACTCAATCCTCCGGTCGATCTCATGTTCGAATGTGAAAATCAGGTTCCCAAAGCACCTACTTTACTCATTAGTGATAATTGCGATCCTAATCCGGTAATCACTTTAAAAGAAACAAAAGAAAACATCGACCCTTGTACTAAAAAGATAACGAGAGAATGGAAAGTAAAAGATGTGTGCGACAATGAAACCATCATTACTCAAATTATAGATATTATCGATCAAACACCACCCGCTTTTACGAAATTGCCAGAAGACAAATTTGTAAAATGCGAACAGGATGTGCTCAAAGAATTCAATGACTGGCTAAAAAAGAATGGAAACGCAAATGCACAAGATGACTGTGGTCCACTTAGTTGGCGCAACAGTTATGACCGCCTTCCTCATAAATATTGTGATACCATACTTACCGAATTCATTGCAGTAAGTCCCTGCGGACTCGAAATTTCAGAATATGCCACATTTTATGTTATCGATACGACGGCACCCAAATTTTTCGTCCAGGCACAATCCAAAAACTTCAGTTGTATATCTGGAAAAAATGATTCTTTGCGGAATTGGTTAAACAATTATGCTTTTTCAAAAGTCTCTACCAACTGTGATACCTTTTTTCTAAGTCACAACTTTGACAAAGATTCAAGTAAGAATCCAATCGTCGTTACCTTTTATGCCAAAGACCGTTGCGGGAATGTTGACAGCAGTACTGCAAGTTTTACATTTCGAACCGCCAGTGATACCTTTAGAATAATTGAATACTCTTGCAATTTTACAGCCAATCGTTTGGATACGGCTTATTTTACTTCCAATGGCTGCGACAGTATTGTCATCTCTGAAAAAATAAAACTATTTCCCGATTCCCTATATATTCAGAATTTTACCTGTGATACTTTATTGGCAGGATTTGATACCCTGATACTAACGAACGTTAGTGGTTGCGACAGTATCGTGTTTACGCATACCGATTGGAAATCTAGTCCGATTACTTTATTACAAGTTTTCGATTGCCATTTTCCCGCTTATCGCGTGGATACCATGTTTTTCCAGGGCCAATTCTGCGACTCTAGCGTCATTACCGAATACATCCCACTCAAAACGGATACCACGTTTTTACAACTTTCGACTTGTGATTCAACGAAAGCTGGAATTCAAACACAGATTTTAAAAAATGTGTTCGGTTGCGACAGTTCGGTCATTACCCATTCCTTATTGAGTACGGTTCAAACCCATTTTCAAAACAGCTTTGAATGCGGACTGGCGCTGCCGTATACAGATACCCTGGTTTATCAAAGCAATAGTTGTGACAGTTTGGTCATCACTTCACACTTTCCTTTAAAATTAGATACCACTCTATTGCAAAATCAAACCTGTGATCCGATGCAGTCGGGTGTTTTTCAAAGAAAACTCATCAACCAGTCAGGTTGCGACAGCCTGGTCATCGAACAGGTCACCTTACTCCCATCAGATTCCATCAACCAGAACAGCAGCACTTGCATTTTGTCCCAGGCCGGAATTTTTACAGACCGACTTAAAAACAAATTCGGTTGCGACAGCATTGTCAGGCGTTTTGTCCAGTTTATTCCCTCTGACACCGCGGTCATTCAGGCTTTCACCTGTGATCCTTTGTCGGTTCGCAACGACACTTTGATTTATCAAACTTCCACTTGCGACAGTATTGTATTTCGTGCCATTCAACTCTCGGCTTCTGATACCATCGACATTCAACTGTCCACTTGTATTTATTCACAATCAGGTTTTGATACGCTGCGTTTAACGAATCGTGCAGGATGTGATAGTTTGGTTTTTATCCATACTACCTTTATTCCTTCCGATACCTCACATATAAACACCACGACCTGCAATCCCCAATTAGCAGGTTTGGATACACTCGCCTTACGCAATAGCGTTGGTTGTGATTCCCTGGTTTATATTTCAAGTACTTTCCTCCCGATCAATTTATTGTGGACGCTCGATTCCATTCGCTGTTTCGGTGCAGATGATGGAGCCTTTCACATACTCAATACTGGCGATTTCACCAGACCATTCGAAATATATTTAAATGGGAACTTACAATCAGGGAACCCCACCCTGGATCATTTATCTGAAGGAAACTATTCTGTTTATATCCGCGATCTGATGGGTTGTATTTCGCAAACTGTGCAATTTGAATTATTCAATCCGACAGCTTTGGTGACGGATTTAGGTGCAGATCAAACCGCAAAAAAGGGCAGTCCCGTCAAAATAAATTTACAAACCAATAAAAATCTTCAACAAATCATTTGGCAGCCCAATCATCCGAATGCTTGTGTAAATTGTGCTGATTACGATTTTATCGCCGATCAGGATGTTTGGGTCTATAGTCTGGCTATTGATGATAGAGGCTGTAACAGTCTGGATTCCGTTTTTATTAAAGTTCTGAGAACCGGCAATGTTTTTGCACCCAATGTTTTCTCTCCCAATGGCGATAACATTAATGATTATTTTTATATCCACGGAGAGGATGGTGCTATCGTCGAACAAATGTTAGTTTACAATAGATGGGGAGAATTGCTCTTTGTAACAAATCATATTGCTGTTAACGATCCTTCAAAAGGCTGGGACGGAAGTTTTAGAGGAGAAAAAATGATTCCGGGTGTTTATATTTTTTATGCAAAAGTGAATCAAAATGAAACTCCATTTATTTTACAAGGTGAATTGAATTTGATCCGATGA
- a CDS encoding sigma-70 family RNA polymerase sigma factor yields the protein MSIIAKNREAEILKGILARDHDAFDELYNASSALLYGLILKIVRKQEIAEDCLQECFIKIWNNIHQFDPNKGSLLIWMAQIARNIALDTFRNKVNNNIQNLESVVNIESNKFVEYNPSTIGVKDFVQSLKPDYREVIELLYYKGLTQDEAAKHLNMPLGTLKTRARNAILELKNIFKA from the coding sequence TTGTCAATTATTGCAAAAAATAGAGAAGCTGAAATACTTAAGGGCATCCTTGCCAGGGATCATGATGCTTTTGATGAACTTTACAATGCGAGTAGTGCGTTATTGTATGGACTTATCCTAAAAATAGTAAGGAAGCAGGAAATAGCAGAGGATTGTTTACAGGAATGTTTCATTAAAATCTGGAACAACATTCACCAGTTTGATCCTAATAAAGGTAGTTTATTGATCTGGATGGCACAAATCGCTAGGAATATTGCACTAGACACTTTTCGAAATAAAGTCAATAACAACATCCAAAATTTGGAATCTGTCGTAAACATTGAAAGCAATAAATTTGTGGAGTATAATCCTTCGACGATAGGTGTTAAAGATTTTGTGCAAAGCCTCAAACCAGATTACAGAGAGGTTATTGAATTATTATACTATAAAGGTCTTACACAAGATGAAGCGGCGAAACATCTCAATATGCCATTAGGAACGCTGAAAACAAGAGCGAGAAATGCAATTTTAGAACTAAAAAATATATTTAAAGCTTAA
- a CDS encoding anti-sigma factor, whose amino-acid sequence MDLKAYIESGILEQYVLQSLGEQERKEVECMSHIYPEIKTALNEIALSFENYLDIQKVEPPSHLKDKIKSKLSKEPIKEFSVLVKQTDAFQSGKVISFSGVKNWALAASLITAFAAVALYFNERTTAFTHKEELVSVNHKLNNQEEQLAQFEKKWTTWNNPQSRIILLNGLPQKASGSSVAVLWDSLQQTVFLDLVHLPSAPQGKQYQLWAIKEGSPVDLGVFDIPSKTSMQPIAMNSIDKAEAFAITLEKTGGSAAPTLEEMYALGKVSNP is encoded by the coding sequence ATGGACTTAAAGGCTTATATAGAATCCGGAATACTTGAACAATATGTCTTGCAATCCTTAGGCGAACAGGAAAGGAAGGAAGTAGAATGTATGTCTCATATTTATCCGGAAATCAAAACAGCATTAAATGAAATAGCTCTTTCTTTTGAAAATTATTTGGACATTCAAAAAGTTGAGCCACCTTCACATTTAAAAGACAAGATCAAATCCAAATTATCAAAAGAGCCCATAAAGGAATTTTCCGTTCTTGTTAAACAGACAGATGCCTTTCAATCAGGCAAAGTAATTTCATTTTCGGGAGTTAAAAATTGGGCTTTAGCTGCAAGCCTGATCACTGCCTTTGCAGCAGTTGCATTGTATTTCAATGAACGGACTACCGCATTTACTCATAAAGAGGAACTGGTATCTGTAAATCACAAACTAAACAATCAAGAAGAACAATTAGCACAGTTTGAAAAAAAATGGACTACATGGAACAATCCGCAATCAAGGATCATTTTATTAAATGGATTGCCTCAGAAAGCATCGGGTAGTTCGGTAGCGGTTTTGTGGGATTCGCTCCAGCAGACTGTATTTCTCGATTTGGTTCATTTGCCTTCAGCACCCCAGGGAAAACAGTATCAGTTGTGGGCCATTAAAGAGGGCAGTCCAGTCGATTTGGGTGTATTCGATATTCCTTCTAAAACATCCATGCAACCCATTGCCATGAATTCGATTGATAAAGCAGAAGCTTTTGCGATTACTTTGGAAAAAACAGGTGGTAGTGCTGCTCCAACTTTGGAAGAAATGTACGCTTTGGGAAAGGTATCAAATCCTTAG